A single genomic interval of Vibrio gallicus harbors:
- a CDS encoding glycerophosphodiester phosphodiesterase family protein translates to MITGHRGAASLAPENTLVSIEQAAKAGVHWVEIDVQLSADDVPMVFHDKTVNRCTNGEGNIADLDLNTLKTLDAGGWFGSEFVGVSIPTLSEALDKCLELDLTLNLELKIYEEKAIIPLVNQVISLIKSKQFPLDRLLISSFKVDALRLCKELMPQIRRGYICEVWDESNAGLLQDLALYSVHIDHQKLDEKTAKSIKTLGVMLKIWTLNDAQQAAKFYALGVDNIITDIPNKF, encoded by the coding sequence ATGATCACAGGCCATCGCGGTGCCGCTTCTTTAGCCCCCGAAAATACGTTAGTTAGTATCGAACAAGCTGCAAAAGCAGGTGTACATTGGGTTGAAATTGATGTTCAACTTAGTGCAGATGATGTCCCTATGGTTTTTCATGATAAAACCGTAAATCGTTGTACCAATGGTGAAGGAAATATTGCTGACTTGGATCTAAACACTCTTAAAACACTTGATGCTGGTGGGTGGTTTGGTAGTGAGTTCGTAGGAGTGTCTATTCCGACACTTAGTGAAGCGTTAGATAAATGCCTAGAGCTTGACTTAACCCTTAACCTTGAATTGAAAATCTATGAAGAAAAAGCAATTATCCCTCTAGTTAATCAGGTTATCTCTTTGATTAAGAGCAAGCAATTTCCATTGGATAGACTGCTTATCTCAAGCTTTAAAGTGGATGCTCTAAGATTGTGTAAGGAGTTAATGCCACAGATAAGAAGAGGATATATCTGTGAAGTGTGGGATGAATCAAATGCTGGGTTACTGCAAGATCTTGCTCTATATAGTGTTCATATTGACCATCAGAAACTCGATGAGAAAACCGCGAAATCTATAAAAACCCTGGGGGTAATGCTGAAGATCTGGACCTTAAATGATGCACAGCAGGCAGCTAAGTTCTACGCTCTAGGTGTCGACAATATTATCACCGATATACCCAATAAATTTTAG
- a CDS encoding RidA family protein codes for MADIIKVSRNIDNAPTSPLSTQSVAFSHYNNISAQLPVDPETGTIVAGGIKIQVSQCLENIKAIVEGIAHGMYDVVRINVYLKDITDIDAVDEVYSRFFRSYFPTRTTLAIAALPLTDALVQMDAVISNGEGTYPQDPCDLIKIVRNTEAAPVHALATQSVAFSHYNHISAQLPLNPKTGVIVTGGAKEQTAQCLRNIKTIMEGIDVPFDDIVKVNIHIRDLADMDAINEAYNTFFPDSSIARTLGYMPARSVVVASGLPMDALVQIDATVSHGDGTPPQAIEDRHGIVIRASNTEAAPVTPISTQTVAFSHYNNISAQLPINPKLGAVVACGAKEQAEQCLHNIKAIVESVGHVMDDVVKVNIQLTDMADLEAVNEVYSRFFHKELPARTVIGVTAIAMGAVVQMDAIVSNGEGTPPQH; via the coding sequence ATGGCTGATATCATAAAAGTTTCTCGAAACATTGATAATGCACCAACAAGTCCATTATCAACACAATCGGTTGCATTTTCTCATTATAATAATATTTCAGCACAGTTGCCTGTTGACCCAGAAACAGGGACGATTGTGGCTGGAGGTATAAAAATACAAGTATCGCAATGCTTAGAAAACATAAAGGCGATTGTTGAAGGCATTGCACACGGCATGTACGACGTTGTTCGTATCAATGTATATCTTAAAGATATTACTGACATCGATGCTGTGGATGAAGTATATAGCCGATTTTTTAGAAGCTACTTCCCGACACGAACAACATTGGCTATTGCGGCTCTACCATTGACTGATGCCTTGGTTCAAATGGATGCAGTAATCTCAAATGGTGAAGGTACATATCCACAAGATCCTTGCGATCTAATTAAAATAGTTAGGAATACTGAAGCGGCTCCCGTTCACGCTCTAGCGACGCAATCGGTCGCGTTTTCTCATTACAATCACATCTCAGCTCAGCTTCCCCTTAACCCGAAAACTGGGGTTATCGTTACCGGAGGAGCAAAAGAGCAGACTGCTCAATGTTTGAGAAACATTAAAACTATTATGGAAGGCATTGATGTTCCTTTCGATGATATTGTTAAGGTCAATATCCATATCCGAGACCTTGCCGATATGGATGCAATCAATGAGGCTTATAACACATTCTTCCCAGACTCTTCTATTGCGAGAACATTAGGTTATATGCCTGCTCGTTCAGTGGTGGTTGCTTCGGGACTGCCTATGGATGCACTAGTGCAAATTGATGCTACGGTATCCCATGGTGATGGCACACCACCACAAGCCATTGAAGACCGACATGGGATTGTTATCAGAGCAAGTAATACTGAAGCTGCGCCAGTCACGCCTATTTCAACCCAAACAGTGGCTTTCTCCCACTACAACAATATTTCAGCTCAATTACCTATCAACCCTAAGCTAGGGGCTGTAGTTGCTTGTGGTGCCAAAGAGCAGGCTGAGCAGTGCTTGCACAACATTAAAGCCATTGTTGAGAGTGTTGGTCATGTAATGGATGACGTAGTTAAGGTTAATATCCAACTTACTGATATGGCAGATCTTGAAGCAGTTAATGAAGTGTATAGCCGCTTTTTCCATAAAGAGCTGCCAGCCAGAACCGTGATAGGGGTTACAGCTATTGCTATGGGGGCAGTAGTACAAATGGACGCGATTGTTTCCAATGGAGAGGGGACTCCT
- a CDS encoding TRAP transporter small permease, which produces MFLLKNIEEILASIAISITVLVVIVNVVLRYGFGFVVPWSEELSVICFIWAVYLGVSSCYKHKLHMGVDVVIAMLPEKAKIPFRLCISLFLLALNILMAVLSYQYLMLSNKVTPVMGMSYFSINGVLLLCFSLMAIHTVRFIIDDIASLKRSSK; this is translated from the coding sequence GTGTTCTTATTAAAAAACATCGAAGAAATCCTCGCTTCCATTGCTATTTCGATTACCGTTTTAGTAGTCATAGTTAACGTAGTTTTACGCTACGGATTTGGTTTTGTTGTTCCTTGGAGCGAAGAGCTATCCGTAATTTGCTTTATATGGGCGGTCTACTTAGGCGTCAGTTCTTGTTACAAGCACAAACTGCACATGGGTGTAGACGTGGTAATAGCCATGCTACCCGAAAAAGCAAAGATCCCATTTAGGTTGTGTATTTCACTATTCCTACTCGCTCTAAACATATTAATGGCCGTTCTAAGCTATCAATACCTGATGTTATCCAACAAGGTAACTCCAGTTATGGGCATGTCATATTTCTCTATTAATGGCGTATTGCTGCTGTGTTTTTCATTGATGGCAATCCATACCGTTCGATTCATCATAGATGATATCGCTTCTCTAAAGCGCTCTTCTAAGTAG
- a CDS encoding C4-dicarboxylate TRAP transporter substrate-binding protein — protein sequence MKKLLGTVIMATTLLVGCGEADKAETEVKKEPIDINMSLVFTQNELLTQELIKVTDKIRERTDGSVNIQVFPGGQLPVYKDNLEQVVNGANWIAVEDLTYLGDYVPDFAALAGPMLYNTYDEYLAMMDTDFVANLKEKAEEKGVKVLNADYMFGFRHMITNKEIVNSEDMKGMRIRVPQSQLFISTLSAMGAAPASLPFPETYAGVQQGVVDGLEGSILTMYSTKIYEVAKNMSLTKHFLGTVGIYISPTLWDKFTPEQQQVINQELEAGAKSNTAELVKLDVEYTQKLEELGVTFNEVNSSQFNELTADVYNQFPTWSEGIHATIMQELDKIRAAQ from the coding sequence ATGAAAAAGCTCTTGGGCACAGTTATTATGGCAACAACACTGCTTGTTGGTTGCGGTGAAGCTGACAAAGCTGAAACAGAAGTAAAAAAAGAACCTATTGATATAAACATGAGCCTTGTGTTCACTCAAAATGAGTTATTGACACAAGAACTAATTAAAGTAACCGACAAGATACGCGAAAGAACTGATGGCTCAGTTAATATTCAAGTATTCCCTGGTGGACAATTACCAGTATACAAAGACAACCTAGAACAAGTTGTTAATGGCGCAAACTGGATTGCCGTAGAAGATCTAACCTACCTAGGTGATTACGTACCTGACTTTGCCGCTTTAGCCGGTCCTATGTTATACAACACGTATGACGAATATCTAGCTATGATGGATACTGACTTCGTTGCAAATCTAAAAGAAAAAGCGGAAGAAAAAGGCGTTAAAGTATTGAACGCTGACTATATGTTTGGATTCCGCCACATGATCACTAATAAAGAGATCGTAAACTCTGAAGACATGAAAGGCATGCGTATTCGTGTACCACAGAGCCAACTATTTATCAGTACACTATCAGCTATGGGTGCCGCTCCAGCTTCCCTTCCTTTCCCAGAAACCTATGCTGGTGTTCAACAAGGCGTTGTAGACGGTCTTGAAGGTTCAATCCTGACTATGTACTCAACCAAGATCTATGAAGTAGCGAAGAACATGTCTTTGACTAAACACTTCTTAGGTACAGTTGGTATCTATATTTCACCAACTCTTTGGGACAAGTTCACACCAGAGCAACAGCAAGTAATCAACCAAGAATTAGAAGCAGGCGCTAAGTCTAATACTGCTGAGCTAGTTAAACTTGATGTTGAATACACTCAGAAACTGGAAGAGTTAGGCGTAACGTTTAACGAAGTTAATTCCTCACAATTCAACGAGTTAACTGCTGATGTATACAACCAGTTCCCAACATGGAGCGAAGGTATACACGCAACAATTATGCAAGAGTTAGATAAGATTCGCGCAGCGCAGTAA